A single genomic interval of Alteromonas sp. CI.11.F.A3 harbors:
- a CDS encoding RraA family protein produces the protein MKQYDTVSPCEYADTLPREQFMDYRIKPLWQPIPRIAGPAFTVKCEAGDHLMLHAAIYRAKAGDIIVVEADDKFAVAGGNVCAIAQSRGIKGFVIDGVIRDLAETRENQFPVFALGVVPKPGAKKCISPLNQPIQCGGVTVNAGDIIVADEEGIAVIPQAQAQEAFVIAFARGEKDAMMNLQQWQAQHSEKVESILTNLGYKDE, from the coding sequence ATGAAGCAATACGATACAGTATCACCATGTGAATACGCCGATACACTGCCACGAGAGCAGTTTATGGATTATAGAATCAAGCCGTTGTGGCAACCTATACCACGTATTGCTGGGCCAGCCTTCACAGTGAAATGCGAGGCGGGCGATCACCTTATGCTTCACGCAGCGATTTATCGCGCAAAAGCAGGCGATATTATCGTGGTTGAGGCTGATGATAAATTCGCAGTGGCTGGTGGTAACGTGTGTGCAATTGCACAGTCTAGAGGCATCAAAGGGTTTGTTATCGACGGTGTCATTAGAGATTTGGCAGAAACCAGAGAAAATCAGTTCCCGGTCTTTGCCCTTGGTGTAGTGCCTAAGCCAGGTGCCAAAAAGTGTATATCGCCTCTTAATCAGCCTATTCAATGTGGCGGAGTGACGGTGAATGCGGGTGACATTATTGTGGCTGACGAAGAAGGTATTGCGGTAATACCGCAGGCGCAAGCACAAGAAGCCTTTGTTATAGCCTTCGCTCGCGGTGAAAAAGATGCAATGATGAATCTTCAGCAGTGGCAAGCGCAGCATAGCGAAAAGGTAGAGAGCATTTTGACAAACTTAGGCTATAAAGATGAGTAA
- the rplA gene encoding 50S ribosomal protein L1 has protein sequence MAKLSKRARIIREKTDATKEYEINEAVALLKELATAKFAESVDVAVNLGIDAKKSDQNVRGATVLPNGTGKDVRVAVFTQGANAEAAKEAGADIVGMEDLAEQVKKGEMNFDVVVASPDAMRVVGQLGQILGPRGLMPNPKTGTVTPDVATAVKNAKAGQVRYRNDKNGIIHASIGKIAFETNQIQENLEALLEALKKAKPSSAKGTYIQKISLSTTMGAGVSVDKASVGL, from the coding sequence ATGGCTAAATTATCTAAACGCGCTCGCATTATCCGCGAAAAAACAGACGCGACTAAAGAATACGAAATCAACGAAGCAGTTGCTTTGCTTAAAGAATTAGCGACAGCTAAATTCGCTGAAAGCGTTGACGTTGCAGTAAACCTTGGTATTGACGCTAAGAAATCTGACCAAAACGTTCGTGGTGCAACTGTACTACCTAACGGAACTGGTAAAGACGTTCGCGTTGCAGTATTTACTCAAGGCGCAAACGCTGAAGCAGCTAAAGAAGCTGGTGCTGACATCGTTGGTATGGAAGACCTTGCTGAGCAAGTGAAGAAAGGCGAAATGAACTTTGACGTTGTTGTTGCCAGCCCAGATGCTATGCGTGTTGTTGGTCAACTAGGTCAAATCTTAGGTCCACGTGGCCTAATGCCTAACCCTAAAACGGGTACAGTAACGCCAGACGTTGCAACTGCTGTTAAGAACGCTAAAGCTGGTCAGGTTCGCTACCGTAATGATAAGAACGGTATCATCCATGCTAGCATTGGTAAGATTGCGTTCGAAACAAACCAAATTCAAGAGAACCTTGAAGCACTACTAGAAGCATTGAAGAAAGCTAAGCCTTCTTCTGCTAAAGGTACTTATATCCAGAAGATCAGCCTAAGCACCACTATGGGCGCTGGCGTATCTGTAGATAAAGCTTCAGTAGGTCTTTAA
- a CDS encoding ABC transporter ATP-binding protein, whose amino-acid sequence MFSFFERLTQPFPKAPPGQPPTGIVAFCKYYTQGMWGVIATVSILSAIVAVLEVALFGFLGQLVDWFSEQNRETFLAEQKWTLIGMAVTVLVLIPGFILLRSLFSRQSLMGNFPMRIRWQAHRYLLGQSLTFFHDEFAGRVATKVMQTALSVRETVTKVLDLLVYISVYFISMVVLVFSTDWRLAVPLVVWFFVYMFILRMLVPKLKEVSQKQADARSMMTGRIVDSYTNITTVKLFSHSRREADYARESMDGFLKTVYPQMRLVTVLEFCVEMSNAILVFTIGALSVYLWMENLASPGDIAIAISLSLRLNGMSHWIMWEVSGLFENLGTVQDGMNTLAQPIAVKDKPKATALSVQGGGIKFDNVDFAYAGADNQPIDVFSNLELAIHPGEKVGLVGRSGSGKSTLVNLLMRFYDTQSGRIVIDGQDITQVGQETLRAKISMVTQDTSLMHRSVRDNILYGRTNASEEEMINAAKLSEAHEFILTLTDSQGRTGYDAHVGERGVKLSGGQRQRIAIARVLLKDAPVLILDEATSALDSEAEAAIQASLDKVMEGKTVLAIAHRLSTIAQMDRLLVLEKGQIVEQGTHAELIAHNGIYAKLWAHQTGGFIGVE is encoded by the coding sequence ATGTTTTCATTTTTTGAACGATTAACACAGCCTTTCCCTAAAGCCCCGCCAGGGCAGCCCCCAACAGGTATCGTTGCCTTTTGTAAGTACTACACGCAAGGTATGTGGGGCGTTATCGCGACCGTCTCTATTTTAAGTGCCATTGTGGCGGTGCTTGAAGTCGCGTTGTTCGGTTTCTTGGGGCAATTAGTAGATTGGTTTTCAGAACAAAATCGAGAGACCTTTCTAGCTGAACAAAAATGGACCTTAATTGGCATGGCGGTTACCGTACTGGTGCTGATTCCAGGCTTTATATTGTTGCGTTCATTATTTTCACGCCAGTCGCTGATGGGGAATTTCCCTATGCGTATTCGCTGGCAAGCCCACCGCTATTTATTAGGCCAAAGCTTAACCTTTTTTCACGATGAATTTGCGGGTCGCGTGGCCACAAAAGTAATGCAAACCGCGCTATCGGTACGTGAAACCGTAACAAAAGTGCTCGATTTACTGGTATACATCAGCGTCTACTTTATCTCAATGGTGGTACTGGTGTTCAGTACCGATTGGCGCTTAGCTGTGCCGCTTGTGGTGTGGTTCTTTGTGTACATGTTCATCTTGCGCATGCTGGTACCTAAACTTAAAGAGGTATCGCAAAAACAAGCTGACGCTAGGTCTATGATGACGGGGCGAATAGTTGATAGTTACACCAATATCACAACGGTAAAGTTATTTTCCCACAGCCGCCGAGAAGCTGACTACGCTAGAGAAAGCATGGATGGATTTTTAAAAACCGTTTATCCCCAAATGCGTTTAGTAACGGTATTAGAATTTTGCGTAGAGATGTCGAATGCCATTTTGGTCTTTACGATTGGCGCATTGTCTGTTTATTTATGGATGGAAAACTTAGCATCACCTGGCGATATTGCTATTGCGATTAGTTTATCTCTTCGCCTAAATGGGATGTCCCATTGGATCATGTGGGAAGTATCCGGCTTGTTTGAAAATCTAGGTACGGTGCAAGACGGCATGAATACCTTAGCGCAACCTATCGCAGTAAAAGATAAGCCTAAAGCGACAGCGCTTAGCGTACAGGGTGGCGGGATTAAATTTGATAACGTAGACTTTGCCTACGCAGGTGCCGATAACCAACCCATTGATGTATTTTCTAACCTAGAACTTGCTATTCACCCAGGGGAAAAAGTAGGTTTGGTAGGGCGCTCAGGTTCCGGCAAATCCACATTAGTTAATTTGCTGATGCGATTTTATGATACCCAATCGGGGCGCATTGTTATTGATGGGCAAGATATCACGCAAGTAGGCCAAGAAACCTTGCGGGCTAAAATTAGCATGGTGACCCAAGATACCTCGCTAATGCATAGGTCAGTGCGTGACAATATTCTTTATGGGCGTACCAACGCCAGCGAAGAAGAAATGATAAACGCAGCCAAGTTATCCGAAGCTCATGAATTTATACTTACCCTTACCGACAGCCAAGGTAGGACAGGCTATGACGCCCATGTGGGCGAACGTGGTGTGAAACTATCCGGTGGCCAACGTCAACGTATTGCTATCGCCCGTGTGCTATTGAAAGACGCACCTGTATTAATCTTAGATGAAGCCACTTCTGCGTTAGACTCAGAAGCTGAAGCCGCTATTCAAGCAAGCCTAGATAAGGTTATGGAAGGAAAAACTGTATTGGCCATTGCACATAGGCTCTCAACGATTGCGCAAATGGACCGATTGTTAGTGTTAGAAAAAGGACAGATAGTAGAGCAGGGGACACATGCCGAATTAATTGCACATAATGGTATCTACGCCAAGTTATGGGCACATCAAACAGGCGGCTTTATTGGCGTGGAATAG
- the secE gene encoding preprotein translocase subunit SecE: protein MSEKTENQSNALDMFKWVVVFALLAGLVTANTVFGEISVLYRAVTAVVVVVIAGFIAASTVKGSTFLSFAKESRTEVRKVVWPTRQEANQTTIIVLAATLVMALILWGLDGIIVRVVGFITGI, encoded by the coding sequence ATGAGCGAAAAGACGGAAAATCAGTCCAATGCATTGGACATGTTTAAATGGGTAGTGGTATTTGCCCTACTTGCTGGATTGGTTACGGCCAACACAGTGTTCGGTGAAATTTCAGTATTATATCGTGCAGTTACTGCAGTAGTGGTAGTGGTTATTGCTGGCTTTATTGCAGCATCAACGGTTAAAGGCAGCACTTTCCTTAGCTTTGCTAAAGAGTCGCGTACTGAAGTTCGCAAAGTAGTATGGCCGACCCGTCAAGAAGCAAACCAAACTACTATCATCGTACTTGCGGCAACGTTGGTAATGGCATTAATCCTTTGGGGATTAGACGGCATTATCGTTCGTGTTGTAGGCTTTATCACTGGAATATAG
- the rpoB gene encoding DNA-directed RNA polymerase subunit beta, with protein sequence MVYSYSEKKRIRKDFGKRPQVLEIPYLLSIQLDSFKKFIEIDADAQYGLEAAFRSVFPIKSYSGNSELQYVSYRLGEPVFDVKECQIRGVTFSAPLRVKLRLVLFDKDAAPGTVKDIKEQEVYMGEIPLMTQNGTFVINGTERVIVSQLHRSPGVFFDHDKGKTHSSGKVLYNARVIPYRGSWLDFEFDPKDNLFVRIDRRRKLPATIILRALEMTSEEILDTFFEKVSVRIDKDKLMMEVVPDRLRGETAAFDIIDGEGNVVVETGRRVSARHTRALEKAGLTELEVPADYLIGRVFAATYVNEDTGEVIVSANEELTLENLAALSQAGIKEFETLYINELDHGSYISDTLRIDSSTNRLEALVEIYRMMRPGEPPTKDAAETLFQNLFFSDERYDLSSVGRMKFNRRLGREELIGSGTLDKDDIVSVMKQLIEIRDGKDEVDDIDHLGNRRIRSVGEMAENQFRVGLVRVERAVKERLSLGDLDSIMPQDLINAKPISAAVKEFFGSSQLSQFMDQNNPLSEVTHKRRISALGPGGLTRERAGFEVRDVHPTHYGRLCPIETPEGPNIGLINSLASFARTNDFGFLETPFRRIVDGVVSEEIDYLSAIEEGQFAIAQANIVLTANGELVDDLIPCRHRGETTLMPKEDIKYMDVSPQQIVSIAASIIPFLEHDDANRALMGANMQRQAVPTLRADKPLVGTGMERTIAVDSGVTVVAKRGGRVDYVDASRIVIKVEEDEMLPGEAGIDIYNLTKYTRSNQNTCINQRPTCSVGDPIVAGDVLADGPSTDLGDLALGQNMRIAFMPWNGYNFEDSILISERVAQEDRFTTIHIQELSCIARDTKLGPEEISSDIPNVGESALSKLDESGVVYIGAEVKGGDILVGKVTPKGETQLTPEEKLLRAIFGEKASDVKDTSLRVPNSVHGTVIDVQVFTRDGVEKDKRALEIEDMQLRQVKKDLTDEFEILADGIFARAQNALLRSGVDQAKLDSLPREKWFEIALNDEDVQLEIDQIADQHAEIKEDFDKKFETKRRKITQGDDLAPGVLKIVKVYLAVKRHIQPGDKMAGRHGNKGVISTIQPVEDMPYDANGTPVDIVLNPLGVPSRMNIGQILETHMGMAAHGLGVKIDRMLKEHEEMQKLRNFLKEIYELGENHQEVDIDNFTDHEITRLANNLRKGVPIATPVFDGARESEIKEMLKLADIPESGQISLFDGRTGREFERPVTVGYMYMLKLNHLVDDKMHARSTGSYSLVTQQPLGGKAQFGGQRFGEMEVWALEAYGAAYTLQEMLTVKSDDVNGRTKMYKNIVDGDHRMEPGMPESFNVLLKEIRSLGINIELEEK encoded by the coding sequence ATGGTTTACTCTTATAGCGAAAAGAAACGTATCCGTAAGGATTTTGGCAAACGCCCACAGGTATTGGAAATTCCATACCTTCTTTCAATTCAGCTTGATTCTTTCAAAAAGTTTATTGAGATCGACGCCGATGCTCAATACGGCTTGGAAGCAGCATTTCGTTCCGTTTTTCCGATAAAAAGCTACTCAGGTAACTCGGAGCTTCAATATGTTAGCTACCGTTTGGGAGAGCCAGTATTCGACGTTAAAGAATGTCAAATTCGTGGCGTCACATTCTCTGCTCCATTAAGAGTAAAACTACGGTTAGTATTGTTTGATAAAGACGCTGCGCCAGGTACCGTAAAAGACATTAAAGAACAAGAAGTGTACATGGGCGAAATCCCATTGATGACTCAGAACGGTACGTTCGTTATCAATGGTACAGAGCGTGTTATCGTGTCACAACTACACCGTTCACCTGGTGTGTTCTTCGATCACGATAAAGGCAAAACTCACTCGTCAGGAAAAGTGCTTTATAATGCACGTGTAATTCCTTACCGTGGTTCTTGGCTTGATTTCGAGTTCGATCCAAAAGATAACCTGTTTGTTCGTATTGACCGTCGTCGTAAGTTGCCAGCAACAATCATCTTACGCGCGCTTGAAATGACATCAGAAGAAATCTTGGATACGTTCTTCGAGAAAGTCAGTGTACGTATCGATAAAGACAAGTTAATGATGGAAGTGGTGCCAGATCGTCTTCGTGGCGAAACAGCGGCATTTGATATCATTGATGGTGAAGGTAATGTTGTTGTTGAAACCGGTCGTCGTGTATCTGCACGTCACACCCGTGCGCTTGAAAAAGCGGGTTTAACTGAACTTGAAGTTCCAGCAGATTATCTAATCGGTCGCGTATTCGCGGCAACGTACGTAAATGAAGATACTGGCGAAGTTATCGTTAGCGCTAACGAAGAGTTAACGCTTGAGAACTTAGCGGCACTTAGCCAAGCTGGTATTAAAGAGTTCGAAACACTGTACATTAATGAATTGGACCACGGTTCATACATTTCTGACACATTGCGTATCGACTCTTCAACAAACCGCCTAGAAGCGCTTGTTGAAATTTACCGCATGATGCGTCCTGGTGAGCCACCAACAAAAGACGCAGCAGAAACCTTATTCCAAAACCTTTTCTTCTCTGATGAGCGTTATGATCTATCTTCTGTAGGTCGTATGAAGTTCAACCGCCGTTTAGGCCGTGAAGAATTGATTGGTTCAGGCACCCTAGATAAAGACGATATTGTTTCAGTAATGAAGCAACTTATCGAGATTCGTGACGGTAAAGACGAAGTGGACGATATCGACCACTTGGGTAACCGCCGTATCCGTTCTGTGGGTGAAATGGCTGAAAACCAATTCCGTGTTGGTTTAGTACGTGTTGAGCGTGCTGTTAAAGAGCGTCTAAGCTTAGGCGACCTTGATAGCATTATGCCGCAAGACCTAATTAACGCTAAGCCTATCTCGGCTGCGGTTAAAGAGTTCTTCGGTTCATCACAGCTTTCTCAGTTCATGGACCAAAACAACCCGTTATCAGAAGTAACGCATAAGCGTCGTATTTCTGCATTAGGCCCGGGTGGTCTTACGCGTGAGCGTGCAGGCTTCGAAGTACGTGACGTACACCCTACGCACTACGGTCGTCTGTGTCCTATCGAGACTCCTGAAGGTCCAAACATCGGTTTGATCAACTCATTGGCGAGTTTCGCACGCACCAATGACTTTGGTTTCCTTGAAACGCCGTTCCGTCGCATTGTTGATGGTGTGGTAAGTGAAGAAATCGATTACTTGTCTGCGATTGAAGAAGGTCAATTCGCAATTGCACAGGCAAACATTGTTTTAACCGCAAACGGTGAGCTAGTAGACGACCTTATTCCATGTCGTCACCGTGGTGAAACCACCTTGATGCCGAAAGAAGACATCAAGTACATGGACGTTTCTCCACAGCAAATCGTTTCAATCGCTGCGAGTATCATTCCGTTCCTAGAACACGATGATGCTAACCGCGCATTGATGGGTGCGAACATGCAACGTCAGGCTGTACCTACATTACGTGCTGATAAGCCGCTTGTTGGTACCGGTATGGAAAGAACCATTGCTGTTGACTCAGGTGTTACTGTAGTTGCTAAGCGTGGTGGTAGAGTTGACTATGTTGACGCTAGCCGTATCGTTATTAAAGTAGAAGAAGATGAAATGCTTCCTGGTGAAGCAGGTATCGACATCTACAACTTGACTAAATACACACGTTCTAACCAGAACACCTGTATCAATCAGCGTCCTACTTGTAGCGTAGGCGACCCGATTGTTGCGGGCGATGTATTGGCTGACGGTCCATCTACTGACTTGGGCGACCTTGCTCTTGGTCAGAACATGCGTATCGCGTTCATGCCTTGGAACGGTTATAACTTCGAGGATTCAATCCTTATCTCTGAGCGTGTAGCTCAAGAAGACCGTTTCACCACTATCCACATTCAAGAACTAAGCTGTATTGCTCGTGATACTAAGCTTGGGCCAGAAGAGATTTCTTCTGATATTCCGAATGTTGGCGAATCTGCACTAAGCAAACTTGATGAATCAGGTGTTGTTTACATTGGTGCAGAAGTGAAAGGCGGCGACATTCTGGTAGGTAAAGTAACACCTAAAGGTGAAACTCAACTTACACCAGAAGAAAAACTATTAAGAGCAATCTTCGGTGAAAAAGCGTCTGACGTAAAAGATACGTCACTACGTGTGCCTAACTCTGTTCACGGTACGGTTATCGACGTTCAAGTCTTTACCCGTGACGGCGTAGAGAAAGACAAACGTGCACTTGAAATTGAAGACATGCAGCTTCGTCAGGTTAAGAAAGACCTTACTGACGAATTTGAAATTCTTGCAGACGGTATCTTTGCTCGTGCACAAAACGCATTACTACGCTCTGGTGTTGATCAAGCTAAGCTTGACAGCCTACCGCGTGAGAAGTGGTTTGAAATTGCATTAAACGACGAAGACGTTCAGCTTGAGATCGACCAAATTGCTGATCAGCACGCAGAAATCAAAGAAGACTTCGATAAGAAGTTTGAAACTAAGCGTCGCAAGATCACACAAGGCGATGACCTAGCACCTGGTGTCCTTAAAATTGTTAAGGTTTACCTAGCTGTTAAACGTCATATCCAGCCTGGTGATAAGATGGCTGGTCGTCACGGTAACAAAGGTGTAATTTCAACGATTCAGCCTGTGGAAGATATGCCATATGATGCTAACGGTACGCCGGTAGACATCGTATTGAACCCACTAGGTGTACCATCGCGGATGAACATCGGTCAGATCCTAGAAACGCATATGGGTATGGCTGCTCACGGTCTTGGTGTGAAAATCGACCGCATGCTCAAAGAGCATGAAGAGATGCAGAAGCTTCGTAACTTCTTAAAAGAAATTTATGAGCTTGGCGAAAATCACCAAGAAGTGGACATCGATAACTTCACCGACCACGAAATTACACGTCTTGCAAACAACCTACGTAAGGGTGTTCCAATTGCAACACCTGTATTCGACGGTGCACGTGAATCTGAAATTAAGGAAATGTTGAAGTTAGCTGACATTCCTGAAAGCGGTCAGATTTCGTTGTTCGACGGTCGTACTGGTCGCGAGTTTGAGCGTCCGGTTACGGTTGGTTACATGTACATGCTGAAACTAAACCACTTGGTTGACGACAAAATGCACGCTCGTTCAACTGGTTCGTACAGCCTTGTTACACAACAGCCGCTGGGTGGTAAAGCTCAGTTCGGTGGTCAGCGCTTCGGAGAGATGGAAGTGTGGGCCCTTGAAGCTTACGGTGCAGCATATACCCTTCAGGAAATGCTTACTGTTAAGTCGGATGATGTTAACGGCCGTACTAAGATGTACAAGAACATCGTCGATGGTGACCACAGAATGGAACCTGGCATGCCAGAATCATTCAACGTATTACTTAAAGAAATCCGCTCGTTGGGTATTAACATCGAGTTGGAAGAGAAGTAA
- the rplL gene encoding 50S ribosomal protein L7/L12 gives MALTKEDILNAIAEMPVMELVELIEAAEEKFGVDASAAVAVAGPAAGEAAAVEEKTEFDVVMTSFGANKVAVIKAVRAATGLGLKEAKEVVESAPKAIKEGVSKEEAEELKAQLTEAGAEVEVK, from the coding sequence ATGGCTCTAACTAAAGAAGATATCTTAAACGCGATTGCTGAAATGCCAGTTATGGAATTGGTTGAGCTAATCGAAGCAGCTGAAGAAAAATTCGGTGTTGACGCATCTGCAGCAGTAGCTGTAGCTGGTCCAGCAGCGGGCGAAGCAGCAGCAGTTGAAGAAAAGACTGAGTTTGACGTTGTAATGACTTCATTCGGCGCAAACAAAGTTGCAGTAATCAAAGCAGTTCGCGCAGCGACTGGCCTAGGTCTTAAAGAAGCTAAAGAAGTAGTTGAATCTGCTCCTAAAGCTATCAAAGAAGGCGTAAGCAAAGAAGAAGCTGAAGAACTTAAAGCACAGCTAACTGAAGCTGGCGCTGAAGTTGAAGTTAAGTAA
- the rplJ gene encoding 50S ribosomal protein L10, producing MALGLAAKKEIVAEVSEVASRALSVAVAEYRGMEVAELTDLRVKAREQGVYLKVIRNTLAKRALADSKFADLDSALTGPLIYGFSVEAPGGAARLFKDFAKQNDKLNVTALSIGSGLLGPDKLDAVASLPTRDEALAKLLATFKAPVGKFVRTINEVPTKFVRVLAAIKDEK from the coding sequence GTGGCACTAGGTTTAGCAGCAAAAAAAGAGATCGTAGCAGAAGTTTCTGAAGTTGCGTCTCGCGCTCTATCCGTTGCCGTCGCTGAATACCGTGGGATGGAAGTTGCAGAACTGACTGACCTTCGCGTAAAAGCTCGTGAGCAAGGCGTATACCTTAAGGTTATACGTAACACTCTAGCTAAGCGTGCATTGGCAGACAGTAAATTTGCAGACTTAGATAGCGCCCTTACTGGTCCTCTTATCTACGGCTTCTCAGTTGAGGCACCTGGTGGTGCAGCACGTCTTTTCAAAGACTTTGCGAAGCAAAACGATAAGTTGAACGTAACAGCTCTGTCTATTGGTAGTGGTCTTCTTGGTCCAGATAAATTGGACGCAGTTGCTTCACTTCCTACTCGCGACGAAGCGCTTGCAAAACTTCTTGCAACCTTCAAAGCACCGGTTGGGAAATTCGTTCGAACTATCAACGAAGTACCTACCAAGTTTGTGCGCGTATTGGCGGCAATCAAAGACGAGAAGTAA
- the rplK gene encoding 50S ribosomal protein L11: MAKKVSGIIKLQVAAGAANPSPPVGPALGQHGVNIMEFCKAFNAKTDSLEKGAPVPVEITVYEDRSFTFETKTPPASYLLKKAAGIKSGSGRPNTEKVGTVTRAQLEEIAKTKEPDLTAADLDAAVRTIAGSARSMGLNVED; the protein is encoded by the coding sequence ATGGCTAAAAAAGTAAGCGGTATTATTAAGCTTCAGGTTGCAGCAGGCGCTGCTAACCCAAGTCCACCAGTTGGTCCTGCACTAGGTCAACACGGTGTGAACATCATGGAATTCTGTAAAGCGTTCAACGCAAAAACAGATAGCCTTGAGAAAGGTGCTCCGGTACCTGTAGAAATTACGGTTTATGAAGATCGTTCTTTCACATTCGAAACTAAGACTCCTCCTGCGTCTTACCTGCTTAAGAAAGCAGCGGGCATCAAGAGCGGTTCTGGCCGTCCTAACACTGAAAAAGTGGGTACTGTTACTCGCGCTCAGTTGGAAGAAATTGCCAAAACTAAAGAACCAGACTTAACTGCAGCTGACCTAGATGCAGCGGTTCGCACTATCGCGGGTTCTGCTCGCTCAATGGGCTTGAACGTAGAGGACTAA
- the nusG gene encoding transcription termination/antitermination protein NusG encodes MSEEEIKKRWYVVQAYSQYEGRVQKTLLEYIKMHGMEEHFGQILVPTEEVVEMRAGQKRKSERKFYPGYVLVEMAMNEESWHLVKSVPRVLGFIGGTSDRPMPITQKEADAILNRLEESVDKPKPKTLFEPGEVVRVTDGPFADFNGVVEEVDYEKSRVKVSVLIFGRSTPVDLEFGQVEKG; translated from the coding sequence ATGTCCGAAGAAGAAATTAAAAAAAGATGGTACGTAGTACAAGCATATTCTCAGTACGAAGGTCGCGTTCAAAAAACGTTACTTGAATATATTAAGATGCACGGCATGGAAGAGCACTTTGGTCAGATTTTAGTTCCGACTGAAGAAGTTGTTGAAATGCGCGCTGGCCAAAAGCGCAAATCTGAGCGTAAGTTTTACCCAGGTTACGTTTTGGTAGAAATGGCAATGAACGAAGAATCTTGGCACTTAGTGAAAAGCGTTCCTCGTGTACTTGGTTTCATCGGTGGTACTTCTGATCGCCCAATGCCAATTACCCAAAAAGAAGCAGACGCCATTCTTAACCGTCTTGAAGAGTCAGTTGATAAGCCTAAGCCGAAGACATTGTTCGAGCCAGGCGAAGTGGTTCGCGTTACAGATGGTCCATTTGCCGACTTCAATGGTGTGGTAGAAGAAGTAGACTACGAAAAGAGCCGCGTAAAAGTGTCGGTACTTATCTTCGGTCGTTCTACACCGGTAGATTTAGAATTCGGTCAGGTAGAGAAAGGCTAA